The genomic stretch GCTGTGCGAGGTGCCGGTGGACGATGCCGGCATCCTCTACGACGTCGACACCCCCGACCTGTTGGCGCGTTTCACCGAAACGGTCAGCGCGCCAGATCCAGCCAGCGCCGGGTCATCGCCCGGGTGAAGCGCTCCGCCACCGGCAGGTGGGTGGCGATGGAGTCCTCCAGGCCGTGCAGCATCCCGGCGTTGCTTTCCCGCGCCTCCTCCCGGATGCGCGACGCCCAGCCGCGCAGGATGTCGCCGGTGGCCTCGGGGTGGAACTGGAAGGCATAGGTGGCGCGGCCGAGGCGGAAGGCCTGACGGTCGCAGGCTTCGCTGAAAGCCAGCGGCACGGCGCCGTCGGGAAACTCGAAGGTGTCGTAATGCCACTGGGCGAGGTTCAGCTCCGGACCGAACCCTTCCAGCAGCGGGTCGTCCTGCGCGCCGTCGGTCAGGCTGACGCGGTGGATGCCCAGTTCCGGCGTGGTGTGGCGGTAGACCTTGGCGCCATAGGCGCGGGCCGCCAGCTGCGCGCCGAGGCAGATGCCCATCACCGGCCGGTCGGCGTCGGTGAAGTCGCGGATCGTCTCCATCACCCGGCCGAAATGCGGCCCCTTCTCGTCGTTCCAGGCATCCTGCGGGCCGCCCAGCACGACGAGGCCGGCATAGCCGTCCTTATCGGGGATCGCCTCGCCTTCGTTGGCGGCGACGGTGTGGAGGGTCGCGCCGTTGTCGGTCAGCGCATCGCCCACCAGACCGATGGGAGCGGTTCGGCTGTTCTGAACGACCAGGATGCGCATGGGTCTGCTCGGCTCACGTCGTTGGTAAGGCTGTCATCAAGTTGTGAGACCGTCGCAGGCGGAGTTCAAGCCGCAGCCGCTCCCGATCTCATGCTCCGCGCCGCAAAGCCGCTATGCGCGGCGGGGCAAAGCTGATCTAGAATACACAGGCATGTCCTCGGAGGTCCGTTCTCCATGCCGTTCCGTTTCCGCCTGATCGCCATTCCACTGTTCGCCGTCATCTTGGGTGCCGCCCTGCCCAGTTGGGCGCAAAACGGCACGCTGACCTTCCTGCACGTCAACGACGTGTACGAGATCGCGCCGGTGAAGGGACAGGGCGGCTTCGGGCCGCTGATGACCCTGCTGAAGCGCGAGCGCGCGGCGGCGCCCGATGCGATCACCACGGTCGGCGGCGATTTCCTGTCGCCGTCGCTGCTGTCGGGCACGACGCGGGGCGAGCAGATGATCGCGCTGTTCAACGCCATCGGCGTCGATGCGGTGACCTTCGGCAACCATGAATTCGACTTCGGCCCCGACGCGCTGAAGCAGCGCATGGCCGAATCGAAGTTCCCCTGGATCGGCAGCAACGTCCGGTCGGCCGACGGCTCCGCCTTCGCCGGCACGGTGCCGAGCTGGACCAGGACCATCGACGGCATCACCGTCGGCTTCATCGGCCTGATCACCCCCGACAGCGCCCGCCTGTCGAGCGCCGGACCGAGCGTGAGCTTCTCTCCGGTGCTGGAGACGGCGGCGGCGACGGTGAAGGAGTTGCGGGCCAAGGGGGCCTCGGTCGTGGTGGCGCTGACCCACCTGACCATCGCGGAGGACCGGGAACTGGCCGCCAAGGTCAAGGGCATCGACCTGATCCTGGGCGGCCACGACCATGACCCGATCAGCTTCTATGAAGGCTCCACCCTGATCCTCAAGGCCGGGCATGACGCACAGTATCTCGGCGTCGTGAAGCTGGCGGTCGAGACCAAAGTGTCGGGCAAGGCGCCGTCAACCACCACCATGCCGATCGAATGGCGCTTCGTCACAACGGCTGGAGTCGCCGCCGACCCGCAGGTGGAAGGGGTGGTGGAAGGCTACACCAAGCGCCTGGATACCGATCTGGCCACGGTGATCGGCACCACGGCGACGGACCTCGACAGCCGCAAGGACGTGGTGCGCAGCCGCGAAGCCAGCATGGGCAACCTGATCGTGGACGCCCTGCGCGACGCGCTGAAGGCCGATGTCGCCATCACCAACGGCGGCGGCATCCGCGCCGATGCGCTGCATCCCGCCGGCTCAAAACTGACCCGCAAGGACATCTTCGCCGAACTGCCCTTCGGCAATGTCGGCGTGCTGGTGGAGATGTCGGGGCAGGATCTGATCTCCACCCTCGAACACGGCGTCAGCAAGGTGGAGGAGAAGGCCGGCCGCTTCCCGCAGGTCTCCGGCCTGACCATGACCTATGACCCCAAGGCCCCGGCCGGACGGCGGGTGACCTCGATCATGGTGGGTGGCAAGCCGCTGGACCCGCAGGCGACCTACCGCGTCGCCACCAACGATTACATGCTGAAGGGCGGCGACGGCTATGCCGCCTTCCCGCAGGCCAAAGCGATCGTCGATGCCTCGGGCGCGGTGTTGCTGGCGACCATCGTGATGAATTACGTCGAGGCCAAGAAAACGGTCGCGCCCGCGGTAGAGGGACGGATCGTGGCAAAATAACGCAGTGGCCGGGACATTATAGAGCCCGAAGGCGACACTCCGTTGCGCGCGGCCGGCATTTCCATCTAGGGTAATCCGTCCGCCCTACATCCGCGCCGAAGGCCGCCGCATGTCCGACACCCTGACCGCCCGCTCCAACGACTTCGCCCAGACCTTCAACACCGCCCATGGCGAGGCGGGTCTGGGCCGGGTGTCGATCGCCCATATCCTGCAGCGCATCCAGTCCGACCCGAACTTCCTGTTCAGCGACGACTTCCGCAAGGGCGCCGGGCAATGCCCGTTCCATGCCGGCAAGGCCGAGGGAACGGCGGACGGTGCAGCCCCGATCGCCCAGGCCCCCATTCCCCAGGACGACGCCGACAAGGTGGCGGTCAACAGCCTGCTCGCGCTGCTGTTCAACCGCCTGCGCGACCACATCGCGGAAAAGCTGCCTTTCGATGCGGATGGCCGGCCGATGCTGCCGATCCCGCCGCGCTCGCCGCACGGGCTGGACCCGGCCGACCGCGCCGCCATGGCGGCGGCGGCGCCGGACGTCTTCTGCTCCGTCCTGCGCGACGCCACCTGCCACCTGCTGGATGGCCTCATCACCGGCTGGGCCGTCGATCTGGTGCGCGAGGAAGAGTATTTCCGCTCCCAGGGCTCCGGCGAGATCTCGCTGGAGGCGGCGGCGACCTTCGTCCTGCGCACGCTGCTGGAGCATTCGCCGCTGTACCAGCGTGCCGGCTACGACATGCTGTCGATCACCAAGACCGGCAGCCACACCGCGATCCACATCTGCTGGGCGATGGTGGAGGCCGCGCCGCTGCTGGTGCCGGGGCGCGATGCCGCCTTCTACGACGATCTCGTCCACCGCAGCCTGAAGCAGATCGTGCCGCTGTCGATGGCCAGCCTGGGCATGCTGGTCCATTACATGGAGGAAAGCGGGATCGAGCCGGCCGACGGGCTGGCCGTCCACCGCCTGCCCAAGGACCAGACGGCCTTCGTGCTGGACGCCAACGGGCTGATCCGGCTGAACGCCAATCCCATCGTCACCTTCGCCAAGCCGGGCGAGCGCTATTACACCGGCTGCCCGGCCTTCTACACCACCAACCTGATCAAGCTGTATCTCGACATCGTCGCCGGGCTGGCGCTCGACTACGGCGTCTACGACCGCCTGCAGGAGGGCTGAGCCCGATGGCCCGCACCAACGACTTCGCCCTGACCTATGCCGGCGCACATGAGGAAGCCGGGATGACCCGGATCAGCCTCGCGCCGATCCTGCACCGGATCGCCGAGGAGCCGGCGTACCTGCTGAGCGAGGAGTTGCTGACGCTGGCCGGCCACTGCCCGGCCCATGCCGACACCCGCAAGGAGGATTTCGAGAAGGTCGCGATCAACACCCTGCTGGGATTCCTCTATGTCGACCTGCGGGAGCACATCATCGCCCGCATGCCGCTGGACGAGTCCGGGCATCTGGTGCTGTCGACCCCGCCGGACTCGCCGCATGGGCTGGACTTCGCCGATCCCGACGGCATGGCCGCCGCCGATCCCGACCGCATGGTCGGCTTCCTCCGCGATTCCGTCTGCCATCTGCTGGACGCCATCATCAAGGATTGGGCGATCAAGGTGATGGTGGAGGAGGACCGCTGCCGGACGGAAGGCACCATCACCGACATGGCCGCCGCCGGCTATGTGCTGGGGCGCGAATTGCAGAAGTCGGTGCTGCACGGGCCGTCCGGCTACGACATGCTGTCGATCACCAAGACCGGCAGCCACACGGCGCTGCATGTCTGCTGGAATCTGGTGGAGGCGGCGCCGCTGCTGCGTCCGGGGCTGGAGGCCGCGGCCTATGACGATCTCGCCCGCCGCAGCCTGAAGCAGGTCCTGCCGCTCGCCATGGGCAGCCTTGGCATGCTGTGCCAGTTCATGGCGGCGGGAAAGATCGAGGCCGACGACCATCAGGCCATCCACCCGCTGCGTTCCGACCAGTCGGCCTTCCTCTACGATCCGGACAAGGACCTGATCGTCCTCAACACCGACCTGATCGAACCGACCGCGATGGCGGGGGAGCGCCATTACACCGGCTGCCCGGCCTTCTACGCCAACGGCCTGATCAATCTTTACATGGAAATCGTGCTGACGCTGGCGGCGCAGTACGGCATGTATGTCCGGCTGCAGGACAGGGTCGCCTGACGCTTTGGCGTGATGGGGTTCTTGACGGAACGCCGGCCATGCCTATGTTGGCGTTCCGTCAGAGTCGGAAGGTTTGGAGTTGGCGAAGAAAAGCACCCTGCGGGCGGTCACCACCACCGCGCTAGCCGACGCGATCAAGCGCGGCCGCAGCCGCATGGCGACGCCGTGGCAGCGGGCGCTCGGCCATCTGGAAAGCGTGTTCATCGATCACGCCTGTTTCCGGCTGATCTATTCCAACACCTACCGCATCTCGCCCAACATGTACCGGGCGAGCCAGCCCTCGCCGTCGCACATCGCGATGGCGAAGCGCAACGGGGTGAAGACGATCCTGAACCTGCGCGGGTCGCGCGACTGCGCCTCCTACATCCTGGAGGCGGAGGCCTGCCGCGCCCATGGGCTGGAACTGGTCGATTTTCCGGTGAACTCCCGCGACATGCCGAAGAAGGAAACCCTTCTGAAGGCGCGCGAGCTGTTCAAGACCATGACCTATCCGGCGCTGATGCACTGCAAGTCGGGCGCCGACCGCGCCGGCTTCATGGCGACGCTGTACCTGTTCGCCCATGAAGGGCAGCCGCTCGAGCAGGCGATGAAGCAGCTGTCCTGGAAATACGGCCATTTCAAGCAGGCGAAGACCGGCATTCTCGACTATTTCTTCGAACTCTACGCCGCCTACAACCAGAAGCGCCCGATCGCCTTCTGGGATTGGGTCGAGCGCGTCTATGACCCGGTGGAGGCCAAGGCCAGCTTCCGGTCGCGCGAATGGGCCGATGCGGTGGTCGACCGGGTGCTGGGCCGCGAATAGCGCGGCCCACCCGTTTCACCGGGCCCTATTCTGTTTAGCGTGCAACGTACCAGTCGGCACGGTGGTTGAAGGCGACGAAGGCGTTCAGCACCGCAGCCCCCAGGATCGACGCCAGCAGCGCCGGCCACTCCAGAACGAAGGCGGCGGCCGAGAACACCGCCAGATCGAACAGCGCCTGCAGCCAGCCGGCGCGGAATCCGGTCTTCTCCTGCAGGTAATAGGCGAGGATGCCGACACCGCCGCCGCTGGCGCCGTGGCGGAACAGCGCGATGACGCCGATCCCGACGCAGAAGCCGGCCAGCACCGCCGCCACATAGGGGTTGATGGCGCTGAAGCTCATCATCGTCGGCAACAGGCCGGACAGCAGGGCGATGCCGGTCACCGCGACCAGCGACCTGATGGTGAAGCCGACGCCGATGCGGGCCAGCGCAAGAAAGTAGAAGGGCAGATTGACCAGGAAGAACAGAGGTCCGAAATCCACGCCCGTCGCGTAGGAAATCACGAAGGCCAACCCCGCCGCCTGCCCGGTGACCAGCCCGGCGGCATGGAGAATGGCAATTCCGAACGAGGTCATGACAACGCCGAACAGTTGCCCTTGCAAATTGTCAAAGACACTGTGCGCCGCGCGCGGACGCTCATAAGTGACCGATGCAGGGGATGACGAAATAGTCGAGGCGGAATTGTTCGTCATGCCAGCTACCCCTTGGCGTCGCCTGTGTGTTTACACGCGAATACCAACATAGGTCATTTCTGCTGACCTATCTAGACCTCACTTCGGCGAAGGGGGGGGGGGGGGGCAAGAGGTCGCAGCAATTGCAAGTAGGGAATCACGCCGCCAACGTCCGCGCCAGCGTATCGCCGTCCACGTTGCGCCCGGACAGCACCGCCACCGTCCGCCCGGTTCGCCCAAGCCGGCCGCCCAGCACCGCGGCGACTCCGGCGGCGCCGGCCCCTTCCGCCACCAAGCCGAAGGACCGGTGCAGGGCGCGCATCGCGGCGGCGATTTCCGCCTCCTCCACCTCGACCACCCGGTCGACAAGGGTGTCGACGATGGCCTGGGGCAGTTTGCCCAGCGCATGGACGTTGATGCCGTCGGCCAGCGTCGGGCCGCCGCGCCGGGCAAGCCGCACGCCAATCACCCGCACCCACGGGCGCTGGGCCTTCACCGCGGCGGCCACGCCGGCCAGCAGCCCGCCGCCGCCGACCGGCACCACCACCGTGTCGACATCCGGCCGGTCGGCCAGAATCTCCAGACCGACCGTCCCCTGCCCGGCGATCACATCGGGATCGTCATAGGGGTGAAGAAAGGTCAGCCGCCGCTCCGCCGCCAGTTCCAGCGCCTTGCCCTTCGCCTCGCCCACCGTGGCGCCGTGCAGCACCACCTCGGCCCCCAGTTCGGCGGTGCGCTCCACCTTGCAGCGGGGGGCCGTCTCCGGCATCACGATGGTGGCCTTCACCCCCAGCCGGGCAGCGTGCAGCGCCACCCCCTGCGCATGGTTGCCGGCCGACATCGCCACCACCCCGCCGGCCCGCTCCGGCGCCGTCAGCCGCAGCAGGCGGTTCAGCGCGCCCCGCTCCTTGAAGGCGCCGGTGGCCTGGAACACCTCCGCCTTCAGCCACAGATCGCGGTCGAGCGTCGGGGCATGCAGCAGCGGCGTGCGAACGATCTGGCCGGACAGCCGCCGGGCGGCGTCGGTCACCGCCGACAGCGGCAACCAGGCCGGCAGACGGTCTTCGGGGTCGTGGTGCTGGACAGGAGCGCAGACGGAGAGGGTGCGCGCGGCATCGGCATGCGCGGTGAACATCGCGAAGTTCCTCGACGAACGAATTTTCTGGATAGGACGGGCGTGCCCCGGACCGCCTCAGCGGACCGGGTGAATAATTCGCGCCGAGCCACACATTCGCTCGCCGAGACGGACGCCGTTGTTCGACGCCGCAGCAGCGGTCAGGCGATAGGACTTGTCATGAACCGGATTGAGGGCTCCGGGGACCACAAGGTGCAGCGACACGCCACACACTCCACACGACCAGTGAACACGAACGCGGCAACTCTCCGACGCTTCAGAGCGCCGGGCCGGTAATTCGCATTCGCATGGTGTCGGTGGTGTTCATAGGATCTGCATACCCGTTGCCGCTGCGTCGGTCAAGCCGTCATCGTGCAAAATGTCGCAGGGGCATGCCGGCCCTCAGGCCACCTCGACCCGGTTCCGCCCGAGCGCCTTGGCCCGGTAGAGCGCCTGATCGGCCCGCCCCAGCACGCTTTCGACCGTATCCTCCAGCGGACGCACCTCGGTCAGGCCGAAGCTTCCGGTCAGCTGGAAACACCGGCCGTCGGGAAGCTCGATCGCCAGCGCCGCCAGTCCGCCGCGCAGCCGCTCCGCAATCGCCGCACCACCGGTGCGCGAGGTCTCGGGCAGCAGAATGGCGAACTCCTCCCCGCCGATGCGGCCGATCTGGTCGCTGCCGCGCAATTGGCTGCGAATCTCCTCGACCACCCTGCGGATGGCGACATCGCCGGCGGCATGGCCCAGCTCGTCGTTGATGCGCTTGAAATGGTCGATGTCGAGCATGACGAGGCAGGTCGCCCCGGCACCCCGCCCGTCCACGATCCGATCCAGCAGCTCCAGGATTTGGCGGCGGTTGTGGGCGCCGCTCAACGGATCGGTGGTGGCGAGACGGTGCAGCTCATGCTCCATCCGCCGGCGCTCGGTGATGTCGGTGGCGATGCCGATCACCCCGGTCTCCGTTCCGTCGGGGGCGGTCAGCGGACGCTTCACCACCAGCAGTTCCCGCGTCCGCCCGTCCGGTCCCTCCACGCTCGATTCGAAGGAGAAGGCCCCCGTGCCGGCCGGCATCGGTTCGGACGCGGTCTGGCGGCCGGCGGACCATTCGATCCCGTCGGAGGCATTGGGAAACAGCTCGCGGAAGGCACGGTTGCACAGGGCATACCGGCCGGCGGCGTCCTTGTACCAGACCGGACTCGGCATCATCTCGACGAGGTTCTCGATGAAACGGCGCTGCCCGTCGGCCAGCGCGGTCTGCCGTTCAAGTTCCGCCGTGCGTTCGGCGACGCGGCGTTCCAGCGACTGGTTCAGCGTCTCGATGGTGACGAGATCGCGCCAGCTGCGCACCGCGCCGACCAGACTGGTGAACAGCTTCTGGGCGGTCAGTTCCGCCTTGCTCTTATAGTCGTTGATGTCATAGGCGACGATGGCCTCGCGCTCCGGCGCCTGTCCGGGCTGGCCGGTGCGCAGGATGATGCGGATGTGGCGGTTGCCCAGGTCGCGCCGGATGTGATGGACCAGATGGAGCCCGGCATCCTGCGTCTCCATCACCACGTCGAGCAGAGCCACAGGCAAATCCGACCGCTCGGCGAGGATTTCCCGTGCCTCCGCCGCCGAAAAGGCGCTGACGATGGCGAAGCGCCGGCCTTCGAACTTGAAATCCTTCAGCAGCACGCGGGTCATCGCGTGCACCTGCTCGTCGTCGTCCACCACCAGGATCGGCCAGGGGGCGGCCGCCGCCGACTGCCGTTCCGGCACCGTGCAGGGGTCTTCGTCCTCGAACATCAGGTCATCGGGAGACGCATCCACGGTCGGGACCTGCCCAGACAAGGTTTGCATAGGCCTGCCGCTCACTGGGGCTCGATGTCGACGCCGGAGAAGTCCTGATTGAAGATGTTGTTGGTGTAGTTCTTCACCTCTTTGCGATGGGCGACGGCGATGATGGAATTCGCGATGGGAAACCACGGGGCTTCCCGATGGAAGATGCGTTGCGCTTCCTTGTAGTCGGCGGTACGGCTTTCGACGTCGGTGGTGACCTTGGCCTTGGTGATCCGGTCTTCGAAATCCGGATTGCACCATCGCGCAAGGTTGGCGCCGCCCGGGCGCACGGCGCCGCAGCTCAGCAGGAAATAGAGGAAATTGTCAGGATCGCCGTTGTCGCCGGTCCAGCCATAGATCACCATGTCCGGATCGCCCTGGGTCACCTGCTGGCGATAGTTGCTCCAGCTGTCCGTCTTCAGGGTGACCCGGATTCCGACGCGCTCCAGGTTCTCGCGGATCATTTCGGCGGCGCGCTTGCCGTTCGGCAGGTAGGGGCGCGTGACCGGCGTGTACCACAGATCGAGCGGGAAGCCCTCGGGATATCCCGCCTCGGCCAGCAGGCGGCGGGCTGCCGCCGGGTCGAACGGATAATCCTCGATGCCGTCATCGTAGGACCACATGCCGGGCGGGATCGGGTTCTTCGCCGGCGATCCACCGTTCTGATAGACCGCATCGACCAGGGTGCGCTTGTCGATCGCCATGGTGATGGCCCGCCTCACCCGCACATCATTCAGCGGCGGCTTGCTGGTGTTGAACGCCATATAGGCGACATTCCGGCCATCCTGCTGCTCGATCACCAGATTGGGATCTTTTTCTATCGCCCCCAATTCGGCCGGGTTGGGGAAGATCATCACATGGCATTCGCCGGACCGCAGCTTGTTCAGGCGCACCGCGATGTTCGGCGTGATCGAATAGATCAGGTTGTCCAGCAGCCGGCGACCTCGCCAATAGCCGTCGAAGGCCTTGTAACGGATTGCCACATCCTTGTGGTAGGACACCAGCCGGAACGGCCCGGTGCCGATGGGCTTGTCGTCGAACAAATCCTGCTTGCCGGCCTTCATCAGGACATCGGCGTATTCGGCGGACTGGATCGACAGGAACGGCATGGCCAGATCGGCCAGGAAGGGAGCCTCCGGATGGGTCAAGGTGATGCGGACCGTGTGATCGTCCAGCTTCTCCACCGACTTCAGCAGAGTCGGCAGCCCCATGCCCCTGAAATATTCATAATTCGCCGATCCGACAGTGTGATAGGGATGCTCGGCCCGCCATTGACGGTCGATGGTGAACAGCACGTCATCGGCATTGAGCGGCCGGCTCGGAGTGAACAGATCGTTGGAATGGAAAGCGACATTCCGACGAAGACGGAATTCATAGACCAGCCCGTCGTCCGAAACCTTGTAGGATTCGGCCAGACCGGAATTCATGACCTGCCCTGCCGGACCGAATTCCACCAGATTGTTGAACAGCGGCGTCGTAGCATTCACCGTCGTGCCCGAGGTCGACACCTGCGCATTGAAACCCTGCGGATTCCCTTCCGTGCAGTAGACCAGCGACTTGTCGGCGAGTGCCGGGCCCGACAGCCCGGCAAGCCCGATCAGAACAGCAGCCCCCTTCGCAAGACTCCGCATCGATGTCTTCAGCGGCAAAGGCATTCACTGCTCCTGCGGGGATGGTATTGCGGGCGCCAACGATACGTTATCAGTAGCAAATCGCCGTGGAAAGCGAATGGTGAAGCGCACGCCGCCGCCGGAAGGGCTATCGGCCGCGACCCTGCCACCCAGGCGATTCGCCACGAGATTGTACACAATGTGAAGCCCGAGGCCGGTGCTGCCGCTCCCGCGTCTGGTGGTGAAGAACGGATCGAACACCCGCGCGAGATCGGTCTGGGCGATCCCCCGGCCATCGTCGGCGTAGACCAGATCCACCATGTCCGGTTCCGGCGCGGCGACCTGGATCAGCAGATGGCCCTGCTGCCCCTCGCGATAGGCGTGGGTGATGGAGTTCATCACGAGGTTCGTCAGGATCTGGGCCAGAACGCCGGGATAGCCGTCGATCTCGATGTCTTCGGGGCATTCCACCCGCAGGCTGTGACCCGCCCGGCGCCATGACGGGCTGAGGCTGGTCGCCAGATCCTCCAGATAGGGCTTCAGCAGGAACTGCCGCCCTTCGCCGCTGGTCTGGTCGGCCGCCACCTGCTTGAAGCTCTGCACCAGCTCGCCGGCCTGCCGCAGGTTCAGCACCATCAACCGGGCCAGCTCGTCCGCCGTCTCGTGGAATTCGGCGAAGTCGCTGCGGCGCAGATTGCCCTCGCCCGCCAGCCGCCCGATGGCCGCCAGCCGGTCCTGAAAATGGGTCGCGCCCATCAGGGCATTGCCGAGCGGGGTGTTGATCTCGTGCGCCACGCCGGCGACCAGCCCGCCCAGCGACGCCATCTTCTCCGCCTGGATCAGGTCGGCCTGAGTCCGGCGCAGGTCCTCCAGGGCGCGGTCGGCGCGGTCCTTCGCGTGGCGGGCCGCCTGTTCGCGCAGGCCGATCTCGCGGATGAAGAAGGCGGCGGCGCGCGCCATGGCGCCGAATTCGTCCTGGCGGCGGGTGCCGTCGATCGGACCGGCCAGCGGATCCTCGGCCAGCCGGGTCATCTGCCGCTGCAGGCGCAGAACCGGGCGGCTGATCGACCGCGCCACCACCGACGCGGCGCCGGCGGCCAGCAGCAGGCCGATGGTCGCGCCGATGACCAGGATGCGGGTCAACAGTTCGCCGATGCGCGCGGCCTCCTCGCGGAAGGTCTCGTCCAGTTGCCGGGCGGTTTCAACCAGGGCGCCGGCGTCGCGGTCCATGGCGATCAGAAGCTGGTTCAGATGGCGCAGCCCGTCCGCCGTGCGGCGCAGGCTGTCGCGCCAATTGCGGATGGCCGCCAGCACCTCGTCCTGCAGCAGCGGCGACATGGGAAGCTCGCGCACGGTCGCCAGCAGGGCGCCGGCATCGGCGACGATCCGGTCGGCCTCCTCCGCGTCGCGCACGGCCACGGCGTCGGCCGCCCGCCGGCCAAGGCGCAGGGCGACGACGGCGACGTTCTGCGTCTCCTGCTCGGTGTCGTTGGCCTGGATGGCATAGGCGATCAGCTGGACCACCTCGTCCTGGATCGCGGTGTAGCCGGTGGACTTCACCATCAGGATCCGGGCGGTCAGCGCCTCGATGGCCGCAGCCGCCTCCGCGCCGGCGCGCTGTGCCGAGTCCAGCGCCCGCTGGGCCGCGGCGGTGCGGGCCTGCGCCTGATACAACCCGTCGAGCGCCGGGCGCAGCGTCGGCAGCAGAGAGGACAGGTAGGTCACGTCGGGCTGACGGCCGAGCGTCCCGGTCAGGACCAGCGCCCGCACCACCGGCAGCATGCGGAGGACCTGTTCCCCCAGCATCCGCTCGCCCAGACTGCCGGCAGGTCCGGCATCGCGCCCATCATCGCCATTGGCCTCCGCGATCCCAGCCGCCGCCTGTGCCGCCGCCTCGAACCGGTTCAGCGCCGCGTCGCGCTCCGCATCGGCCGCGCGCAGGTCCGCGACGGCGCCCTGCAGCCCGGCGACGGTGGCCGCGTAGCGGGCGGCGGCCTGCTTGGCCGGATAGCGGTCGACCAGCGGATCCGTCCGCCCCAGCACCGCCTGCAGCCGGTCGGCGGTCGCCGTTAGCCGGTCGGTGGCGATGCGGAAATCGCCGGCGGTCAGGGGCTGCCCGCCGCCATGCAGGCCGCGGCCGAAGCCGAGCGCCGCGACATGCTGGGCCTCGGCGCGCTGGAGGTCCAGCATCGCCTCGCGCAGTTCGTGGGCGCCGTCGACGACCTCGCGGCTGTCGCGCAGGCGCTTGTCGGCCTCCGTCAGCGATCCCAGGGAGTCGACATTGGCGGCATGCTGCCGTTCGCGGGCGCGGTCGGTCAAGGCCATCAGGGTGGCGGCGTGGAGCCCCATGTCGGCCACGGCGGCGTCGTTCGCCGCGGTCACCTGGATGAAGCTGCGCATCTGGTCGACATAGCGCGCCAGCACACCGGTCGCGCGCTCCACCTCCGGCCGGTGGGTCCTGGCCGATCCGGCCTCGTCCAGCTGCCGCAATTCTGACGCCGCCGACTGCGACATTTTTTCGAAACGGTCGGCACGGCCGGCGCGGTCGGCCGGCGCGACCTGGAGATAGTCGATGCGGGCCGCCGTCGCCGCCAGAACGTCGCGATAGACGGAGCCGGCGAGCACCGCCGATTCATAGACCCGCTCGCTGCGGGCCAGCAGCAGCCCGCCGGCGACCGCGATCACCGCGGCGACCGCCACCGGCACGCCGCCGACCATGGCGATGCGCGACCTAATCCTCATCCGCGCCCCGCCGCGCCGTCACGCGCGCAGGCTGCCCGGACGGGCCGCCGGGACAGGGGCAGGGATCGGGCAAAGGGTGATCGGCGAGCCGCCACGAACGCTCCGCATTCAGGACCTAATGGGCCTTAGCAGAGCAATGTTCGGGGGCAAAGGGGTAATGCTTCAAAAGGGAACGGAGTAGAGCGGATGGGGCGAAGAGTCGCCCCGCCCTGCCCCACACCGCCCCGCCCCGCCGCGCTGTCGGCTCAGGACTTGCCGGCCACGCCCAGCTTGGCCTGCACCGCCGCCAGTCCGT from Azospirillum sp. TSA2s encodes the following:
- a CDS encoding ABC transporter substrate-binding protein — protein: MRSLAKGAAVLIGLAGLSGPALADKSLVYCTEGNPQGFNAQVSTSGTTVNATTPLFNNLVEFGPAGQVMNSGLAESYKVSDDGLVYEFRLRRNVAFHSNDLFTPSRPLNADDVLFTIDRQWRAEHPYHTVGSANYEYFRGMGLPTLLKSVEKLDDHTVRITLTHPEAPFLADLAMPFLSIQSAEYADVLMKAGKQDLFDDKPIGTGPFRLVSYHKDVAIRYKAFDGYWRGRRLLDNLIYSITPNIAVRLNKLRSGECHVMIFPNPAELGAIEKDPNLVIEQQDGRNVAYMAFNTSKPPLNDVRVRRAITMAIDKRTLVDAVYQNGGSPAKNPIPPGMWSYDDGIEDYPFDPAAARRLLAEAGYPEGFPLDLWYTPVTRPYLPNGKRAAEMIRENLERVGIRVTLKTDSWSNYRQQVTQGDPDMVIYGWTGDNGDPDNFLYFLLSCGAVRPGGANLARWCNPDFEDRITKAKVTTDVESRTADYKEAQRIFHREAPWFPIANSIIAVAHRKEVKNYTNNIFNQDFSGVDIEPQ
- a CDS encoding HAMP domain-containing sensor histidine kinase: MRIRSRIAMVGGVPVAVAAVIAVAGGLLLARSERVYESAVLAGSVYRDVLAATAARIDYLQVAPADRAGRADRFEKMSQSAASELRQLDEAGSARTHRPEVERATGVLARYVDQMRSFIQVTAANDAAVADMGLHAATLMALTDRARERQHAANVDSLGSLTEADKRLRDSREVVDGAHELREAMLDLQRAEAQHVAALGFGRGLHGGGQPLTAGDFRIATDRLTATADRLQAVLGRTDPLVDRYPAKQAAARYAATVAGLQGAVADLRAADAERDAALNRFEAAAQAAAGIAEANGDDGRDAGPAGSLGERMLGEQVLRMLPVVRALVLTGTLGRQPDVTYLSSLLPTLRPALDGLYQAQARTAAAQRALDSAQRAGAEAAAAIEALTARILMVKSTGYTAIQDEVVQLIAYAIQANDTEQETQNVAVVALRLGRRAADAVAVRDAEEADRIVADAGALLATVRELPMSPLLQDEVLAAIRNWRDSLRRTADGLRHLNQLLIAMDRDAGALVETARQLDETFREEAARIGELLTRILVIGATIGLLLAAGAASVVARSISRPVLRLQRQMTRLAEDPLAGPIDGTRRQDEFGAMARAAAFFIREIGLREQAARHAKDRADRALEDLRRTQADLIQAEKMASLGGLVAGVAHEINTPLGNALMGATHFQDRLAAIGRLAGEGNLRRSDFAEFHETADELARLMVLNLRQAGELVQSFKQVAADQTSGEGRQFLLKPYLEDLATSLSPSWRRAGHSLRVECPEDIEIDGYPGVLAQILTNLVMNSITHAYREGQQGHLLIQVAAPEPDMVDLVYADDGRGIAQTDLARVFDPFFTTRRGSGSTGLGLHIVYNLVANRLGGRVAADSPSGGGVRFTIRFPRRFATDNVSLAPAIPSPQEQ